Proteins encoded within one genomic window of Sulfolobales archaeon:
- a CDS encoding RecB-family nuclease — MNLNERRFIIDLHAPASPYLVVEFIKVVSSFIHRESITPVITRPTGLAAQSGVPEAWRIAYKNNIPMIVLPDIKDVIEIYKPDEIVIFQKTEESKPIEESLELLNKRSILVVIPSGEQALTKEEQILGKKIHSRTLTRDTNPLTILGIILVLIGEEGKLIKETIR, encoded by the coding sequence ATGAACCTAAACGAGAGAAGATTCATCATAGATCTCCACGCTCCTGCAAGTCCTTATCTCGTGGTAGAATTCATAAAAGTCGTATCATCATTCATACATAGAGAATCTATAACACCAGTCATAACAAGACCAACAGGTCTTGCAGCACAATCAGGAGTTCCAGAAGCGTGGAGAATCGCGTATAAAAACAATATACCTATGATCGTTCTCCCAGATATTAAAGATGTAATCGAAATATACAAACCAGATGAAATAGTAATATTCCAGAAAACAGAAGAATCAAAACCCATAGAAGAAAGCCTAGAACTACTTAATAAAAGAAGCATACTAGTAGTAATACCATCAGGAGAACAAGCATTAACAAAAGAAGAACAGATACTAGGAAAGAAAATCCATAGCAGAACTCTCACAAGAGATACAAATCCACTAACAATACTAGGAATAATACTAGTACTAATAGGAGAAGAGGGAAAGCTAATCAAAGAAACTATAAGATAG